A genome region from Glycine max cultivar Williams 82 chromosome 5, Glycine_max_v4.0, whole genome shotgun sequence includes the following:
- the LOC102665085 gene encoding BRASSINOSTEROID INSENSITIVE 1-associated receptor kinase 1-like: MYSFLRSSKITTTTVKGLAYLHDHCDPKIIHRDFEAANILLDEDFEAVVGDFGLAKLMDYKNTHVTAAVRGTLGHIAPEYLATGKSSEKTVVFGYGVMLLELITGQRAFNLTRLAINDEVMFLEWVGENTSERQEVEDTGSSPLERPTMSEVVRMLEGDGLAEKWDQWGKKEDMIQQNFSPFNLYTPCDSTSNIQLSGPR; the protein is encoded by the exons ATGTATAGTTTCTTAAG ATCGTCTAAAATCACAACCACCACTGTTAAGGGGCTTGCTTATTTGCACGATCATTGCGACCCAAAGATTATTCATCGTGATTTCGAAGCTGCTAATATATTGTTGGATGAGGACTTTGAAGCAGTTGTTGGAGATTTTGGTTTAGCAAAGCTTATGGATTACAAAAATACTCATGTTACTGCTGCTGTACGTGGTACGCTTGGCCATATAGCACCAGAGTATCTCGCGACTGGAAAGTCTTCAGAAAAGACAGTTGTTTTTGGATATGGTGTGATGCTTCTTGAACTAATAACTGGACAAAGGGCTTTTAATTTAACACGGCTTGCCATTAATGATGAAGTCATGTTTCTTGAATGGGTAG GTGAAAATACTAGTGAAAGACAAGAAGTTGAAGATACTGGTAGCTCCCCTTTGGAAAGACCAACGATGTCTGAGGTGGTGAGAATGCTAGAGGGTGATGGTTTGGCAGAAAAGTGGGATCAGTGGGGGAAGAAAGAGGATATGATCCAACAAAATTTCAGCCCCTTTAATCTCTACACTCCTTGTGACTCAACTTCAAATATTCAACTGTCAGGTCCTAGATGA